A portion of the Drosophila innubila isolate TH190305 chromosome 3L unlocalized genomic scaffold, UK_Dinn_1.0 0_D_3L, whole genome shotgun sequence genome contains these proteins:
- the LOC117788081 gene encoding leucine-rich repeats and immunoglobulin-like domains protein 3 has product MTSLVYAVFHIATLQCSVRPEISPCTCETGKAINHMELSCEKLESFNAVVDSLANKMNSDASIDLKITHSQLDDLEMRSFKDMNFNLYKLRMQWNGLRSLPELPFRGLSNLTYLSIGDNALDEIPKHVLNHMPLLQTLDIGRCNIRAVQQDDLKGIQMVTNLILPSNNITRLDRGAFPLSLLILHLGRNQIESLNGSLHELNKLQSLFINANNIRDLDEELPDGSKLRLLMAHNNRLERLPANMVGMDDLETIHLHFNRLRSFDRVLRNAQYLNELFANNNELEYLSKDEFQTCRHMETLNLACNHIRSLNSSLHPMGKLKIGNFSFNDIDEFSMEELHGLRSLKVLDLSYNRIQRLLPANQIMLELNLIDLRLDHNQIITLDGALAGLGNLRILSLPENRIEHLLPGDFIGMNRLEILDLTSNQLVELKQLETTMLPLLKVLKVAYNNISKLEHDFYGLPVLCQVNLTNNQITTISGELVTNTRCKNHNVPGKLEIHLDDNPIMCDVRLNELCRLMSAQEARIRGRSQCFENDQEVCTVLPMLYNIDYPLLMTKLKIGDSEDAKPLVQMLIPAPILIKSNDELLPPLISQLGQAPFNPVIIAAPPIPLLLTTTTPAPVVELEPETNTTTTTTTPTPTTTTTATNPPLISLTPSLELAASEMVTTTAPTTTTTSTTTPQPNDTLPVVLDIEEPNMTPNEAQVNPGLVNGTSGGSADLVSAVEQGKDKKEEQVQLQSPLMQPGDVEQHERVADTVAKTEYETVEYIPNIVMAPTPPSSQSNLLDEDSDSQSNSVHEEFPSVLHGDLEHAAQNLQIPEEPPEE; this is encoded by the exons ATGACTTCCCTTGTATACGCCGTGTTTCATATTGCAACGCTGCAATGTTCGGTACGTCCGGAAATTTCGCCGTGCACTTGCGAAACTGGCAAGGCCATCAATCACATGGAGCTATCCTGTGAGAAGTTGGAGTCCTTTAATGCGGTAGTCGACAGCTTGGCCAATAAGATGAATTCCGATGCGAGCATTGATCTGAAAATAACCCACTCTCAACTGGATGATCTGGAGATGAGATCGTTTAAGGATATGAACTTTAATCTGTACAAACTACGCATGCAATGGAACGGACTAAG ATCGCTGCCAGAGCTGCCATTTCGCGGGTTATCGAATCTCACCTACTTGAGCATCGGAGACAACGCACTCGACGAAATTCCGAAGCACGTATTGAATCACATGCCGCTTCTACAAACGCTGGACATTGGGAGATGCAACATTAGAGCGGTGCAACAGGACGATCTCAAGGGGATACAAATGGTGACGAATCTAATACTTCCGAGCAATAATATAACACGACTGGATAGAGGCGCCTTTCCGCTCAGTTTGCTCATCTTGCATTTGGGTCGGAATCAGATAGAATCGTTGAATGGATCGCTTCATGAATTGAACAAGTTACAGTCGCTCTTCATCAATGCGAATAATATACGTGATCTCGATGAAGAATTGCCGGATGGAAGTAAGTTGCGTCTTTTGATGGCTCATAATAATCGGCTGGAAAGACTGCCGGCTAATATGGTTGGCATGGATGATCTGGAGACTATACATCTGCACTTTAATCGGTTGAGATCCTTTGATCGAGTGTTAAGAAATGCTCAATATCTTAATGAGCTTTTTGCGAACAACAATGAACTGGAATACCTCTCGAAGGATGAATTCCAGACTTGTCGACATATGGAAACTTTAAATTTGGCCTGCAATCACATTCGTTCCTTAAACTCCTCGCTGCATCCCATGGGCAAGCTCAAGATTGGCAATTTCTCCTTCAACGACATCGATGAGTTCTCCATGGAGGAACTGCATGGCCTGAGATCGCTGAAGGTTCTCGATCTATCCTATAATCGTATTCAACGTCTGCTGCCTGCTAACCAGATAATGCTGGAGTTGAATTTGATAGATCTGCGCCTCGATCATAATCAGATTATCACCTTGGACGGAGCTCTCGCCGGCTTGGGTAATCTTCGCATTCTCAGTCTGCCGGAGAATCGCATTGAGCATCTATTGCCAGGCGACTTTATTGGCATGAATCGTCTTGAAATTCTCGACTTGACTAGTAATCAATTGGTGGAACTTAAGCAACTGGAAACG ACCATGCTGCCATTACTTAAAGTCCTTAAGGTGGCCTATAACAATATATCTAAGCTGGAGCACGACTTCTATGGACTGCCTGTTTTGTGCCAGGTCAACTTGACCAATAATCAAATCACGACCATCTCGGGCGAACTCGTCACCAACACACGCTGCAAGAATCACAATGTGCCTGGCAAACTGGAGATACATCTAGACG ATAATCCCATCATGTGTGATGTGCGCCTGAACGAGCTGTGCCGTCTGATGTCCGCCCAGGAAGCACGTATCCGGGGACGTTCCCAGTGCTTTGAGAATGATCAGGAGGTGTGCACGGTACTCCCGATGCTCTACAATATCGATTACCCATTGCTGATGACCAAATTGAAGATTGGCGATTCTGAGGATGCCAAACCTTTGGTGCAGATGTTGATACCAGCGCCCATTTTGATCAAGAGCAACGACGAGTTGTTGCCACCGCTTATTTCCCAATTGGGGCAGGCGCCATTTAACCCCGTTATTATAGCTGCACCACCAATTCCACTGTTGCTGACGACCACAACGCCTGCTCCAGTGGTGGAGCTGGAACCAGAAACCAATacgacaaccacaacaacaacaccaacaccaactaCAACGACTACAGCAACAAATCCGCCTTTAATCAGTTTGACACCAAGTCTGGAGCTTGCAGCATCCGAAATGGTGACAACCAcagcgccaacaacaacaacaacgagcacTACAACACCACAGCCCAATGACACCCTGCCCGTTGTCCTGGACATCGAGGAGCCCAATATGACACCGAATGAGGCACAAGTGAATCCCGGACTCGTTAATGGCACATCCGGCGGAAGTGCAGACTTGGTCAGCGCCGTGGAGCAGGGTAAGGACAAGAAGGAGGAGCAGGTGCAATTGCAGTCGCCGTTGATGCAACCTGGCGACGTGGAGCAGCATGAACGGGTGGCCGATACGGTGGCCAAGACGGAGTACGAAACGGTCGAGTATATACCGAATATAGTCATGGCGCCAACGCCGCCATCGAGCCAATCGAATCTGCTCGACGAGGACTCCGATTCGC